A window from Neodiprion fabricii isolate iyNeoFabr1 chromosome 2, iyNeoFabr1.1, whole genome shotgun sequence encodes these proteins:
- the LOC124177020 gene encoding uncharacterized protein LOC124177020: MQVLFNKDIDIKDCRGQSYDNASNMSGCYGGVQAKIIERNPLAIYVPCAAHSLNLVDQAAADCCSRATRFFMFVQHVYTFLSASTSRWGQIKSKVENQPGMLLPKSLSGTRWSARAEACRALVRSWESLRDALDDIAENGSEKPSTKAEAEGLSQEFGLLETAIMAVTWSDILERFEKTNKSLQRVNIDLTTLVQLYDALQAFVVGLRDRFDDYEEKAKELSQCNEYVHENQRRRRRTARFDEVSGNEAILDGKQNMRIKTFLVILDRLSGELEKRSLAYKNVNARFGFLSRLPSLTDAEIITQCEDLRTTYSTDLDNDFGEECIHFRNCIREIRLTEDEINIGKCLMIIREKNIVATFSNMDIVFRMYLTLFSSNATGERSFSTLKRVKYYLRNTMGQNRLSSLAFLSSNSELVDMAETDAIIDKFARLKARKRTF, translated from the coding sequence ATGCAGGTATTGTTCAACAAAGATATCGACATAAAGGACTGCCGTGGACAATCATACGACAATGCGAGCAATATGTCGGGCTGTTACGGTGGGGTACAAGCCAAAATTATCGAACGTAATCCTTTGGCGATTTACGTCCCGTGCGCAGCGCATTCCCTTAATTTAGTAGATCAAGCAGCTGCTGATTGTTGTTCGAGAGCGACCAGATTTTTTATGTTCGTGCAACACGTCTACACATTCTTGAGTGCATCTACGTCCAGGTGGGGACAAATAAAATCGAAGGTCGAAAATCAGCCTGGAATGCTCTTGCCCAAAAGTTTGTCTGGCACAAGATGGTCAGCTAGAGCGGAAGCATGTCGAGCACTCGTAAGATCGTGGGAGAGTCTGCGAGACGCCCTCGACGATATTGCGGAAAATGGTTCCGAAAAGCCATCCACAAAAGCCGAAGCCGAAGGATTGTCGCAAGAATTTGGTTTGCTGGAGACCGCCATAATGGCTGTGACTTGGAGCGATATCTTGGAGCGTTtcgaaaaaacgaataaaagtcTCCAGCGCGTTAACATCGATTTGACAACACTTGTACAACTGTATGATGCCCTCCAAGCATTTGTTGTCGGTTTGCGTGATCGTTTCGACGATTATGAAGAGAAAGCAAAGGAGCTATCTCAATGCAACGAATATGTGCATGAGAATCAACGACGCAGAAGAAGGACCGCTCGATTTGACGAGGTAAGCGGTAATGAAGCGATATTGGACGGAAAACAAAACATGCGTATAAAAACGTTTCTCGTCATACTCGATCGATTGTCAGGcgaattagaaaaaagaagtCTCGCCTACAAAAATGTCAACGCTCGCTTTGGCTTTCTCAGTCGTTTGCCATCACTCACGGATGCAGAGATCATCACACAATGTGAAGATTTACGAACGACATACTCCACCGATCTCGACAACGATTTTGGTGAAGAATGCATACATTTCCGGAATTGTATCCGGGAAATCAGATTGACGGAGGATGAAATCAACATTGGGAAATGTTTGATGATCATTCGCGAGAAGAATATTGTTGCTACATTCTCCAATATGGATATCGTTTTTCGAATGTATCTCACGCTTTTCTCCAGTAATGCTACAGGGGAACGTTCCTTTTCGACGTTGAAAAgagtgaaatattatttacggAATACGATGGGTCAGAATCGTCTCTCTAGTCTCGCGTTTTTATCGTCGAATTCAGAGCTTGTTGATATGGCAGAGACCGATGCAATCATCGATAAATTTGCAAGATTAAAAGCGAGAAAGCGAACGTTTTAA